A genomic segment from Chitinophaga niabensis encodes:
- a CDS encoding sigma-54-dependent transcriptional regulator, protein MANILIIDDEKSIRKTLSEILSYEGYKIEEAADGAEGFKMYKEKAYDAVLCDIKMPKMDGLEFLEKAKEINPDVPIIMVSGHGNIDTAVEAVKKGAYDYISKPPDLNRLLITLRNALDKTTLVAETKTLRKKVNKTPEMIGESSPILKIKDTIHKVAPTDARVLVTGENGAGKELVARWIHEYSNRASGPMVEVNCAAIPSELIESELFGHEKGSFTSAIKQRIGKFEQASGGTLFLDEIGDMSLSAQAKVLRALQEGKITRVGGDKEISVDVRVVAATNKDLLKEVEDKNFRLDLYHRLSVILIHVPALNDRREDVPLLVDHFLDIVCAEYGMARKSADKDAMKALQQHNWTGNIRELRNVVERLVILSGKTISADDVENYVIPNHEKKKATT, encoded by the coding sequence ATGGCCAATATATTGATTATAGACGACGAGAAAAGTATCCGTAAAACGCTCTCCGAGATCCTGTCCTATGAAGGATATAAGATCGAAGAAGCTGCCGATGGGGCTGAAGGTTTCAAAATGTACAAGGAGAAAGCATATGATGCCGTGTTGTGCGACATCAAGATGCCGAAGATGGATGGCCTCGAATTCCTCGAAAAAGCAAAAGAGATCAACCCGGATGTTCCCATTATCATGGTATCCGGTCACGGTAATATAGATACTGCGGTGGAAGCCGTAAAAAAAGGCGCGTACGATTACATCTCCAAACCGCCGGACCTGAACCGCCTGCTGATCACCTTGCGGAATGCACTGGATAAAACCACCCTGGTGGCAGAAACCAAAACACTGCGCAAAAAGGTGAACAAAACACCTGAAATGATCGGGGAGTCCAGTCCTATCCTCAAAATAAAAGACACCATCCATAAAGTAGCACCAACCGATGCCCGTGTACTGGTTACCGGGGAAAACGGGGCAGGGAAGGAGCTGGTAGCCCGCTGGATCCATGAGTACAGCAACCGCGCCAGTGGCCCGATGGTGGAAGTGAATTGTGCTGCTATTCCCAGCGAACTGATAGAAAGCGAATTATTCGGCCATGAAAAAGGCTCCTTTACTTCTGCTATCAAACAACGCATCGGCAAGTTTGAACAGGCCAGTGGCGGTACCCTTTTCCTGGACGAGATCGGCGATATGAGCCTCAGCGCACAGGCTAAAGTGCTGCGTGCTTTGCAGGAAGGTAAGATCACCCGCGTAGGCGGAGATAAAGAGATCAGTGTGGATGTACGTGTGGTGGCAGCTACCAATAAAGACCTGCTGAAGGAAGTGGAAGACAAGAATTTCCGTCTTGACCTCTACCACCGCCTCAGCGTGATCCTCATTCACGTACCCGCGCTGAACGACAGGAGAGAAGATGTGCCTTTGCTGGTAGATCACTTCCTGGACATTGTTTGCGCGGAATATGGAATGGCACGTAAATCTGCGGATAAAGATGCAATGAAAGCTTTGCAGCAGCATAACTGGACGGGAAATATCCGTGAGCTGCGGAATGTGGTGGAAAGGCTGGTGATCCTTTCAGGGAAAACCATTTCGGCGGATGATGTGGAGAATTATGTAATTCCCAATCACGAGAAAAAAAAAGCCACTACCTGA